The Huiozyma naganishii CBS 8797 chromosome 6, complete genome genome includes a window with the following:
- the JIP5 gene encoding Jip5p (similar to Saccharomyces cerevisiae JIP5 (YPR169W); ancestral locus Anc_7.525) has translation MKKLSTKEKRTQELLAADAAVSLASPLLEISFPDELAVLFSVAAHPTESVLYLGLANGYVYAYRYKVVQGRPVVSLQLGTETAECSVMWRTRRHKGSVRCLALDADGDKLYSIGTDSVLKVADSKTGKVLQKCVISEGAGATKLVVTDKVVLVGMESGEVLVLSVGDLTQRNKITRIHEGDAINDIFHFAKRSMYKFVSLGQTTLAYWDCNMDDTREREKIRMSDDQEDEILCGAFVDDQVGDTLVCGMGEGILTVWKPEKNDLEDQMSRVKVCKNDSIDCIVPTLQDDNCVWCGCSDGKLYKVDAKRGKVVETRVHAIADECSFLDLDCEYHVVSGSMESVKVWGEPLEEEQEDSGNSENSDSFSDSSDSSDSSSEEFTGELTGLSREELIAELDKDIDVEPAETQEPKQKKQRRQKQGSSNNESHGITKFEGL, from the coding sequence ATGAAAAAGTTGTCCACGAAGGAGAAACGGACGCAGGAGCTGCTGGCAGCGGACGCAGCGGTGTCCCTGGCGAGCCCGCTCTTAGAAATTTCTTTCCCCGATGAGCTGGCTGTACTCTTCTCCGTAGCAGCGCATCCGACGGAGAGCGTGCTGTACTTGGGGCTCGCCAATGGGTACGTGTATGCGTACCGGTACAAAGTGGTTCAAGGTAGACCGGTGGTGTCGCTGCAGCTTGGTACAGAGACTGCAGAGTGTTCCGTCATGTGGAGAACCCGCAGGCATAAGGGGTCTGTGAGGTGTCTCGCGCTCGACGCAGATGGGGACAAGTTGTACTCCATTGGGACAGATAgtgttttgaaagttgcCGACTCGAAGACGGGGAAAGTGCTGCAGAAGTGCGTGATTTCAGAAGGTGCTGGTGCTACGAAACTGGTCGTCACGGATAAAGTTGTGCTCGTTGGGATGGAGAGCGGGGAAGTGCTTGTGCTCTCCGTCGGGGATTTGACACAGAGGAACAAGATAACGCGGATCCATGAAGGTGACGCCATCAATGATATCTTCCATTTCGCAAAGAGGTCCATGTACAAATTTGTGTCCCTTGGGCAGACGACGCTCGCGTACTGGGACTGCAACATGGACGATACCAGGGAAAGGGAAAAGATCCGCATGAGCGACGACCAAGAGGACGAGATCCTCTGCGGTGCGTTCGTGGACGACCAAGTGGGGGACACTCTCGTGTGCGGGATGGGGGAAGGTATCCTTACCGTGTGGAAACCTGAGAAGAACGACCTCGAGGACCAGATGTCCCGTGTCAAAGTGTGCAAGAACGATAGCATAGATTGCATTGTACCAACGCTGCAGGACGACAACTGTGTCTGGTGTGGCTGTTCCGATGGGAAACTGTACAAAGTGGACGCCAAGAGGGGCAAAGTAGTAGAGACTCGTGTGCACGCCATTGCAGACGAATGTTCCTTCCTGGACCTGGACTGCGAGTACCACGTGGTATCCGGTAGCATGGAAAGCGTCAAGGTATGGGGGGAACCGCTAGAGGAGGAGCAGGAAGACTCCGGGAATTCCGAGAACTCCGATAGCTTCTCAGATTCATCAGATTCCTCCGATTCCTCCTCCGAGGAATTCACGGGAGAGCTCACTGGATTGTCCCGTGAGGAGCTAATCGCCGAACTGGACAAAGACATAGATGTCGAACCCGCGGAGACTCAAGAACCGaagcaaaagaaacagaggaGGCAAAAACAGGGCAGCAGTAACAACGAGAGCCACGGCATTACAAAGTTTGAGGGACTGTGA
- the KNAG0F03765 gene encoding uncharacterized protein: MTNNLLSMHDLEQNGLCLDTRMNILYSTNQTAKAHVIMHDSFRWLSFRHIVFPPNVPPKRSILSSQNALIHRLLGHINVQSLYKSIKNKTFQHLELSDIDWGNLAQFQCVDCLQGKSRQHSHIVGSRVKHQEKYSNFEYLHSDLLGPISSPSTNTKAWFISFTDETTRYRWVYKITDKRDTTILHILKSLIGYIRNQFKGNVLAFQFDRGSEFTNNIVRTYLAENGISTLYTSVGDHQSNGVAERLNLTLMNDCRTLLKTTNLPYHLWFYAVQFATLLRNSVYNDTLQSSARAKAGLPGIDVKSILPFGQPVIAHFTKLKTKLRYRGEQGFALVPSDNSCGYHIYIPKTGAVVDSTNYAVIRSNIQINSKEDYDDTIFDDVIDKLTDAAAQTTSDFDDEMLSPHQPTETTTLPTFPDSNAAMPLDPHILPTDTDTLRVVPPARNLPDDDPDATDIEPITNEDPLNELDENINIDPQLLAINHDVPSTEQTSPSDATTDHTSPSSTLGGRLNEEQSALLSRIKRKRIENQDDESETEDDPKDAKKHKFSINYTQVIKTITNNVNTKNRSIFYHQAIQYNRNVEENKLFTEAYNKEVNQLKKMNTWEENAIDISDVPKQNVINAMFIFTVTRDGTHKCRFVARGDQQDPLTFQQDLKSNTIHHYALMSALAMSLDNGYQIIQMDISSAYLYADLKEDLYIRTPPHYGMSNKVFKPKKSLYGLKQSGANWYQKIKEFLITNCQLKEVPGWLCVFHKEEDGKIIIICLFVDDMITMTNSNEYATSTILTIKEKFDTKFINDGIGSEEISYDILGIEIKYKRNHYMKLGMETSLSKKLPELGINLQTKRKVPGTPHEIVNEDKDLEVTQEEYKKKIKWMQKMIGLASYVAYKYRFDLLXXYVNTLARYTLYPSNQVISLTKQLIQYLWCTKEKQLLWKKSEFQEFDTNYLSAITDASLANQKNLKSQFGNIYLLNGKIIGAKSSKSTLTCTSSTEAELFAVTESIPRLQNIRLLIETISNLQVKCLIINYNMPCITSIKEGDTSMVKGKFYGTKLLRTKEEIDNNNLNIEYINTKKNIADVLTKPLPVADFQRISKMIVD, encoded by the exons ATGACGAACAATTTGCTCAGCATGCACGATTTAGAACAAAACGGCCTGTGCCTGGACACAAGAATGAACATTTTGTATTCCACGAACCAGACCGCCAAAGCACATGTTATTATGCATGACTCGTTCCGCTGGCTATCTTTCCGTCATATAGTCTTCCCACCCAATGTCCCACC GAAACGGTCAATTCTCTCCTCACAAAACGCGCTTATCCATAGACTACTTGGTCATATCAATGTTCAGTCGCTTTACAAATCCATTAAGAATAAAACATTCCAACACCTCGAACTTTCCGACATCGACTGGGGCAACCTAGCTCAGTTCCAATGTGTGGACTGCCTACAAGGCAAAAGTCGTCAACACTCACATATCGTTGGTTCCAGGGTTAaacatcaagaaaaatattccAACTTTGAATACCTACACTCCGATTTACTCGGACCGATTTCTTCTCCAAGCACGAACACCAAAGCGTGGTTCATCTCATTTACTGATGAAACCACCAGATACCGTTGGGTCTACAAAATAACTGACAAGCGTGACACTACCATCCTACATATCCTAAAATCATTGATTGGCTACATCCGCAATCAATTCAAAGGAAATGTACTGGCTTTCCAATTCGACCGGGGCAGTGAGTTTACGAACAACATCGTCCGCACCTATCTCGCTGAAAACGGTATATCCACATTATACACCTCCGTAGGTGACCATCAATCAAACGGTGTAGCCGAACGTCTCAACCTAACGTTGATGAACGACTGCCGCACTCTGCTGAAAACTACCAATTTACCTTACCACTTATGGTTCTACGCTGTCCAATTTGCTACTCTGCTCAGAAACTCAGTTTACAACGACACATTACAATCTTCTGCTCGTGCCAAGGCTGGTCTACCCGGAATTGATGTCAAAAGCATCCTTCCATTTGGTCAACCTGTCATCGCGCACTTCACGAAGCTTAAAACGAAATTAAGATACAGAGGTGAACAAGGATTTGCACTCGTCCCATCAGATAACTCCTGCGGATACCATATCTACATACCCAAGACCGGTGCGGTGGTTGACAGCACTAACTATGCTGTTATTCGATCAAATATCCAAATAAATTCCAAAGAAGACTACGATGACACCATATTTGATGATGTTATCGATAAACTAACCGATGCTGCTGCCCAGACCACTTCTGACTTCGATGATGAAATGTTATCACCTCATCAGCCAACTGAAACAACAACGTTGCCCACTTTTCCAGATAGTAATGCTGCTATGCCATTGGATCCTCATATCCTTCCTACCGACACGGACACCCTTAGGGTGGTACCTCCTGCGCGCAATTTACCGGATGATGATCCTGACGCTACTGATATTGAACCCATCACCAATGAGGACCCTTTAAATGAGCTCGATGAAAACATCAACATCGATCCTCAATTACTAGCAATTAACCATGATGTTCCATCTACTGAGCAAACATCACCTTCTGACGCTACCACCGACCATACGTCGCCTAGTTCCACTTTGGGTGGTAGATTAAATGAGGAACAATCCGCTCTCCTATCAAGgatcaaaagaaaaagaataGAAAATCAGGATGATGAAAGTGAAACTGAGGACGACCCAAAGGATGCAAAGAAACACAAGTTTAGCATCAACTATACTCAGGTAATTAAAACGATAACAAATAATGTAAACACGAAGAACAGATCGATATTTTACCATCAAGCCATACAATACAACAGGAATGTGGAGGAAAATAAACTGTTCACAGAGGCATACAATAAAGAAGTCAATCAGCTGAAAAAGATGAATACCTGGGAAGAGAATGCAATAGATATCTCCGACGTCCCAAAGCAAAACGTTATAAACGCTATGTTCATTTTCACGGTTACGAGAGACGGAACACACAAGTGCAGGTTTGTGGCACGAGGTGACCAACAAGACCCGTTAACATTCCAGCAAGACCTAAAGTCCAATACCATTCATCATTACGCCCTGATGAGTGCATTAGCTATGTCCCTTGACAACGGTTATCAGATTATCCAAATGGATATTTCTTCTGCTTACTTGTATGCAGATCTAAAGGAAGATCTATACATTCGAACACCCCCACATTATGGAATGTCGAATAAAGTGTTCAAGCCCAAAAAATCATTGTATGGGCTGAAACAATCTGGCGCCAACTGGTACCAAAAAATTAAGGAATTTCTAATAACAAATTGTCAACTTAAGGAAGTACCAGGATGGCTATGTGTATTCCACAAGGAAGAAGACGGTAAAATAATTATAATATGTCTATTCGTGGACGACATGATAACCATGACTAATAGTAATGAATACGCCACATCTACTATACTAACTATCAAGGAGAAATTTGACACTAAATTTATAAACGACGGTATAGGGAGTGAAGAAATAAGCTACGATATTTTAGGAAtagaaataaaatacaaaaGAAACCATTACATGAAATTAGGCATGGAAACAAGCCTATCCAAGAAGTTACCAGAATTGGGAATAAATCtacaaacaaaaagaaaagttCCTGGTACACCCCACGAAATCGTGAACGAAGACAAGGACTTGGAAGTGACTCAAGAAgagtacaagaaaaaaattaaatgGATGCAGAAAATGATAGGTCTAGCGTCATATGTTGCTTACAAATACAGATTCGATCTCCTCTNNNAGTACGTGAACACATTGGCAAGATACACATTGTATCCATCTAACCAGGTAATAAGTCTGACAAAACAGTTAATACAATACTTATGGTGcacaaaggaaaaacaaTTACTCTGGAAAAAGTCTGAATTCCAAGAGTTTGACACCAACTACTTATCGGCTATAACAGACGCGTCCCTTGCtaaccaaaaaaatttaaaatCCCAATTTGGAAATATCTACCTACTAAACGGAAAAATTATAGGAGCAAAATCTTCCAAATCAACACTGACTTGTACATCCTCCACTGAAGCTGAACTATTTGCTGTGACAGAATCAATCCCACGATTACAAAACATAAGATTACTCATAGAAACCATATCTAACCTCCAAGTGAAATGCCTGATCATAAACTATAATATGCCATGCATTACATCTATCAAAGAAGGAGATACTTCGATGGTAAAAGGTAAATTCTACGGAACAAAGTTACTaagaacaaaagaagaaatcgacAATAATAACTTAAACATAGAATACATTAAcacgaagaagaatatTGCCGATGTGCTAACGAAACCTTTACCTGTTGCagactttcaaagaatatcTAAGATGATAGTAGATTAA
- the MET16 gene encoding phosphoadenylyl-sulfate reductase (thioredoxin) (similar to Saccharomyces cerevisiae MET16 (YPR167C); ancestral locus Anc_7.523) has protein sequence MTGRVYTLNNGTTVTDEQLAHWNKYLGTLATPQEILRWAIVTFPGLFQTTAFGLTGLATIDMLQKLRDENPAGTPPVPLIFIDTLHHFPQTLELLETIQKKYYTPLGETVHVFRPQSASTEAEFAALQGDLLWERDDVKYDFLVKVEPAARAYKTLNVAAVFTGRRRSQGDSRSSLQYVEVDELNHIIKINPLMLWDFKTVEQYIKQNGVPCNELLQYGYRSIGDYHSTLPVKEGEDERAGRWKGKTKTECGIHETSKFAQYLKDAQGKQ, from the coding sequence ATGACTGGTCGCGTTTACACTTTGAATAACGGGACTACGGTCACTGACGAGCAACTGGCGCATTGGAACAAGTACTTGGGGACGCTTGCGACGCCGCAGGAGATTTTACGTTGGGCTATCGTGACGTTCCCAGGGTTGTTCCAGACTACGGCGTTCGGGCTGACCGGGCTCGCGACTATCGACATGTTGCAGAAACTGAGGGATGAGAACCCGGCGGGGACACCGCCCGTGCCCCTCATCTTCATCGACACGTTGCACCACTTTCCGCAAACACTCGAGTTGCTTGAGACCATACAGAAGAAGTATTATACACCGCTCGGGGAGACCGTACACGTGTTCCGGCCACAGAGTGCCTCGACGGAGGCCGAGTTTGCAGCACTGCAGGGGGACTTGTTATGGGAGCGTGACGATGTGAAGTACGATTTCCTCGTAAAAGTGGAGCCCGCCGCACGCGCGTACAAGACTTTGAACGTTGCTGCCGTGTTCACTGGGAGAAGACGGTCACAGGGTGATTCGAGAAGCTCGCTGCAGTACGTCGAGGTCGACGAGTTGAACCACATCATCAAGATCAACCCACTCATGCTGTGGGACTTCAAAACCGTCGAGCAGTACATCAAGCAGAATGGTGTCCCCTGCAACGAACTGCTGCAGTACGGGTACCGCTCCATCGGTGACTACCACTCGACGTTGCCCGTGAAAGAGGGAGAGGACGAGAGAGCGGGCCGCTGGAAGGGCAAGACGAAGACCGAGTGTGGTATTCACGAGACGAGCAAATTTGCCCAGTACCTCAAGGATGCGCAGGGCAAACAGTAA
- the KNAG0F03810 gene encoding uncharacterized protein (similar to Saccharomyces cerevisiae YPR170W-B; ancestral locus Anc_7.526): protein MRPVVSSGKAWFCTVLSAFGVVILSVIAHLFNTNHESFVGSINDPEDGPAVARTVSLAALVYLLFLLFCGFQAYLSTKKPSIELR, encoded by the exons ATGAGACCCGTTGTATCA TCCGGCAAAGCCTGGTTTTGCACTGTACTGTCTGCGTTTGGTGTGGTGATCCTGTCAGTGATCGCACACCTGTTCAACACCAACCACGAGAGTTTCGTCGGGTCCATAAACGACCCTGAAGACGGCCCAGC TGTTGCCCGTACCGTTTCGCTTGCTGCCTTGGTGTACCTCCTGTTCCTTCTGTTCTGCGGGTTTCAAGCTTATCTGTCGACCAAGAAACCGTCAATTGAACTCCGCTAG
- the KNAG0F03780 gene encoding type I glyceraldehyde-3-phosphate dehydrogenase, with amino-acid sequence MFCMGVNEDKYDGQTIVSNASCTTNGFAPMVLDENFGIDEGLMTTVHLMTATQKTVDGPSHKDWRGGRTASGNIIPSSTGAAKAVGKVLPQLQGRLTGMAFRVPTVDVSVVDLTVKLNKDTTYDEIKKAFKNASEGKLKGIVGYTEDAVVSSDFIGGQHSTIFYASAGIQLGPRFVKLVSWYNNEYGYSTRVVDLVEHVAK; translated from the coding sequence ATGTTCTGCATGGGTGTCAACGAGGATAAGTACGACGGTCAAACCATCGTTTCCAACGCCTCTTGTACCACCAACGGGTTCGCCCCAATGGTCTTGGACGAAAACTTCGGTATCGACGAAGGTTTGATGACCACCGTCCACTTAATGACCGCCACCCAGAAGACCGTCGACGGTCCATCCCACAAGGACTGGAGAGGTGGTAGAACAGCTTCCGGTAACATCATCCCATCCTCCACGGGTGCCGCCAAGGCTGTCGGTAAAGTCTTGCCTCAGTTGCAAGGTAGGTTGACCGGTATGGCCTTCAGAGTCCCCACCGTCGATGTCTCCGTCGTCGACTTGACCGTTaaattgaacaaggacACCACCTACGATGAAATCAAGAAGGCATTCAAAAACGCCTCCGAGGGTAAGTTGAAGGGTATTGTCGGCTACACCGAGGACGCTGTCGTCTCTTCTGACTTCATTGGTGGCCAACACTCTACCATCTTCTACGCTTCTGCCGGTATCCAATTGGGTCCAAGATTCGTCAAATTGGTTTCCTGGTACAACAACGAGTACGGTTACTCTACCAGAGTCGTCGACTTGGTTGAACACGTCGCCAAATGA
- the MRP2 gene encoding mitochondrial 37S ribosomal protein uS14m (similar to Saccharomyces cerevisiae MRP2 (YPR166C); ancestral locus Anc_7.522) — MGQFRFPIKTKLPPGFLNTRVIRDNFKRQQFQENETTTKALKFMARNTLLPAKLRLQAQLKLNMMPNYTRLTQVKNRCVESGSARSVLSDFRLCRTQFREKSLRGELPGVKKGVW; from the coding sequence ATGGGTCAGTTCCGATTTCCAATCAAGACGAAACTTCCACCCGGGTTTCTCAACACTCGGGTTATCCGGGATAACTTCAAAAGACAGCAGTTCCAGGAAAAcgaaacaacaacaaaggCACTCAAGTTTATGGCTCGCAACACGCTCTTGCCAGCGAAGCTAAGACTGCAAGCACAGTTGAAGCTGAATATGATGCCAAACTACACGAGATTGACACAGGTGAAAAACAGATGCGTCGAATCCGGGTCTGCGAGATCAGTACTCTCAGATTTCAGGCTTTGTAGAACACAATTTAGAGAAAAGTCTCTTAGAGGGGAGCTCCCTGGTGTCAAAAAGGGTGTTTGGTGA
- the KNAG0F03760 gene encoding uncharacterized protein, translating into MYIRRVRYLLFLFVALARIGTALVISTDTTLTGSQTFSDPVTVEKGATLTLESGSLYLFKSDLTVYGSLNIDLSDSQNGLSLSTTSSFINTGNISIHVVGTVLMDVKTFHNSGTLYLTGTVTNSNTSPLTMGGSQSFINDGIIDIGSHETENTSMEVHLGDGSTSVPMVNNGKIIVSGISPLVKGLSVDGTEGKKIWFTRPIEGTGSVDITNSTLILNPGQYSPDQDVTLHDSAIFLSSSGVTTISVHGLKNSAVAYSDKMFVDPTTMSTTLVNNTFSIIFSDASAHIIDLDHAITVCDENSGQVNYTIYQGGYLVVNMLGTVFTGAITSIPKPKSQTTVLPDGHTVKETSSYYTTPVDGTCVIKTTVNTTTLPPSTTSRVMSSSKHSSRLSSSVLSSSHSSLSSSTMGSSSKFRSLQISSKSRTTLSSSIFLSRSDTSSSVSGQVSLSSAPVSSGSAAVSGEERSRSKTVSSASASQSAASSRGSKSATSSSVSRRVSSSSAPSSVSGPVSSSRAPSSVSGPVSSSRAPSSVSGQVSLSSAPVSSGSAAVSGEERSRSKTVSSASASQSAASSRGSKSATSSSVSVPVSSSSAPSSVSGPVSSSSAPSSVSGPVSSSSAPSSVSGPVSSSSAPSSVSVPVSLSSAPVSSGSAAVSGEERSRSKTVSSASASQSAASSRGSKSATSSSVSRRVLSSSAPSSVSVPVSSSSAPSSVSGPVSSSRAPSSVSGPVSSSSAPSSVSVPVSLSSAPVSSGSAAVSGEERSRSKTVSSASASQSAASSRGSKSATSSSVSRRVLSSSAPSSVSGPVSSSSAPSSVSGPVSSSSAPSSVSVPVSLSSAPVSSGSAAVSGEERSRSKTVSSASASQSAASSRGSKSATSSSVSRRVLSSSAPSSVSVPVSSSSAPSSVSVPVSLSSAPVSSGSAAVSGEERSRSKTVSSASASQSDVSFYGTQSASLSISLESDSQSVDHRSSITAVAPGERSRKVTFSSSKEAGRASSSTHSISSSLAVVSPEERSRTRTEPEASSETFTSKSIPGADTSGTSIVESTTLPGSLSTSHVSHDTQIATGPVVTSTSSALVKSIDASFRKRTVSSFSGTSVSTPPMQSPRYGNSTVPRSSRSYPATVLTGAGSETAIVRSKTTTRLSESYTRQVPQSTEGPQISTVTAHQYTTIESTVVVCDCIMTKSNGEYVSTHTTFPVDSPPTGLSGASYTTTVVIATPKKSATGDGRTSTVQNPGSVNAQTSKEIVSNTNVAELPESTTTSARRITTRNVPIYEGTGSVFQSRNSLVTMFVLIILSVL; encoded by the coding sequence ATGTACATTCGAAGGGTCAGATAtttgctgtttttgtttgtagCATTGGCCAGAATTGGTACTGCTCTAGTGATTAGCACTGATACAACCCTGACTGGTAGTCAAACTTTCAGTGATCCCGTTACAGTAGAGAAGGGAGCAACTTTGACATTGGAATCTGGCTCTCTATATTTGTTTAAGAGTGACTTGACTGTATACGGTTCTTTAAATATCGACCTTAGTGACTCGCAAAATGGGCTTTCACTGTCGACTACTTCTTCCTTCATCAATACAGGAAATATCAGTATTCATGTTGTCGGAACCGTTCTCATGGACGTGAAGACTTTCCATAATTCTGGTACACTCTATCTAACAGGAACGGTTACAAATAGCAACACTTCACCCTTGACCATGGGAGGATCACAGAGCTTTATCAACGACGGGATAATCGATATAGGTAGTCATGAAACAGAAAACACATCGATGGAAGTTCATTTGGGGGATGGTTCTACTTCAGTACCAATGGTGAACAACGGGAAAATCATAGTCAGTGGAATTTCGCCCTTGGTTAAAGGTTTGTCCGTCGACGGGACAGAGGGCAAGAAAATATGGTTTACGAGACCTATTGAAGGAACCGGGTCCGTGGATATAACAAACAGTACTCTTATCCTCAACCCAGGCCAATATTCCCCTGATCAAGATGTTACATTGCATGATTCTGCGATATTTTTATCCAGTTCTGGTGTTACCACTATAAGTGTTCACGGATTGAAAAACTCGGCGGTCGCCTACTCAGATAAAATGTTTGTAGATCCCACTACCATGTCAACTACTCTCGTAAACAATACGTTTTCTATCATTTTCTCAGATGCATCAGCACATATTATTGATCTAGACCATGCAATAACGGTATGTGATGAAAATAGTGGGCAAGTTAACTACACTATTTACCAGGGTGGTTATCTTGTAGTGAACATGTTGGGCACAGTTTTCACTGGGGCTATTACATCTATACCAAAACCAAAATCTCAAACGACCGTCCTTCCTGATGGTCACACTGTAAAAGAGACTAGCTCATACTACACGACACCAGTGGACGGGACATGCGTGATAAAAACTACAGTAAATACAACAACTCTGCCGCCATCGACTACCAGCAGAGTTATGTCATCAAGCAAGCACTCTTCCAGGTTGAGCTCAAGCGTACTATCATCTTCTCACAGCTCATTGTCAAGCAGCACAATGGGATCCTCAAGCAAGTTTCGCTCTTTACAGATATCCTCGAAGAGCAGGACAACGCTTTCGTCAAGTATATTCCTTTCTCGGTCAGACACGTCATCGAGCGTGTCTGGGCAGGTATCCTTGTCCAGCGCTCCGGTTTCGTCTGGTTCCGCTGCGGTGTCCGGTGAggagagatcaagaagcaAGACGGTGTCTTCTGCGAGTGCAAGCCAGAGCGCTGCCTCATCGAGGGGCTCGAAGTCAGCCACGTCATCGAGCGTGTCAAGACGGGTTTCCTCGTCCAGCGCTCCATCGAGCGTGTCTGGGCCGGTTTCCTCGTCCCGTGCTCCATCGAGCGTGTCTGGGCCGGTTTCCTCGTCCCGTGCTCCATCGAGCGTGTCTGGGCAGGTATCCTTGTCCAGCGCTCCGGTTTCGTCTGGTTCCGCTGCGGTGTCCGGTGAggagagatcaagaagcaAGACGGTGTCTTCTGCGAGTGCAAGCCAGAGCGCTGCCTCATCGAGGGGCTCGAAGTCAGCCACGTCATCGAGCGTGTCTGTGCCGGTTTCCTCGTCCAGCGCTCCATCGAGCGTGTCTGGGCCGGTTTCCTCGTCCAGCGCTCCATCGAGCGTGTCTGGGCCGGTTTCCTCGTCCAGCGCTCCATCGAGCGTGTCTGGGCCGGTTTCCTCGTCCAGCGCTCCATCGAGCGTATCTGTGCCGGTATCCTTGTCCAGCGCTCCGGTTTCGTCTGGTTCCGCTGCGGTGTCCGGTGAggagagatcaagaagcaAGACGGTGTCTTCTGCGAGTGCAAGCCAGAGCGCTGCCTCATCGAGGGGCTCGAAGTCAGCCACGTCATCGAGCGTGTCAAGACGGGTTCTTTCGTCGAGCGCTCCATCGAGCGTGTCTGTGCCGGTTTCCTCGTCCAGCGCTCCATCGAGCGTGTCTGGGCCGGTTTCCTCGTCCCGTGCTCCATCGAGCGTGTCTGGGCCGGTTTCCTCGTCCAGCGCTCCATCGAGCGTATCTGTGCCGGTATCCTTGTCCAGCGCTCCGGTTTCGTCTGGTTCCGCTGCGGTGTCCGGTGAggagagatcaagaagcaAGACGGTGTCTTCTGCGAGTGCAAGCCAGAGCGCTGCCTCATCGAGGGGCTCGAAGTCAGCCACGTCATCGAGCGTGTCAAGACGGGTTCTTTCGTCCAGTGCTCCATCGAGCGTGTCTGGGCCGGTTTCCTCGTCCAGCGCTCCATCGAGCGTGTCTGGGCCGGTTTCCTCGTCCAGCGCTCCATCGAGCGTATCTGTGCCGGTATCCTTGTCCAGCGCTCCGGTTTCGTCTGGTTCCGCTGCGGTGTCCGGTGAggagagatcaagaagcaAGACGGTGTCTTCTGCGAGTGCAAGCCAGAGCGCTGCCTCATCGAGGGGCTCGAAGTCAGCCACGTCATCGAGCGTGTCAAGACGGGTTCTTTCGTCCAGCGCTCCATCGAGCGTGTCTGTGCCGGTTTCCTCGTCCAGCGCTCCATCGAGCGTATCTGTGCCGGTTTCCTTGTCCAGCGCTCCGGTTTCGTCTGGTTCCGCTGCGGTGTCCGGTGAggagagatcaagaagcaAGACGGTGTCTTCTGCGAGTGCAAGCCAGAGCGATGTATCGTTTTACGGTACCCAATCAGCTTCCTTATCAATATCGTTAGAATCCGACAGCCAATCAGTTGATCATCGTTCATCTATCACTGCTGTTGCACCTGGAGAGAGATCCAGAAAAGTCACTTTCTCATCATCGAAGGAAGCAGGGCGTGCGTCATCTTCGACCCATTCGATCAGCTCCTCTCTTGCCGTCGTGTCTCCTGAGGAAAGATCAAGGACCAGGACTGAACCTGAGGCATCATCCGAAACATTCACTTCTAAATCTATTCCGGGTGCTGACACGTCAGGAACTTCCATTGTTGAATCCACAACCCTACCTGGCAGTCTGTCAACTTCACATGTCTCCCACGATACCCAAATAGCTACAGGTCCTGTCGTTACATCTACGTCATCAGCTCTGGTCAAATCTATAGATGCATCATTTCGTAAAAGGACTGTGTCTTCTTTCTCAGGAACTAGTGTTTCTACGCCTCCAATGCAAAGCCCTCGATACGGCAACAGTACGGTGCCAAGATCTTCGAGGAGCTATCCAGCTACAGTTCTAACCGGAGCTGGAAGCGAGACAGCTATCGTAAGATCCAAGACAACCACTAGACTATCTGAGTCATATACGAGACAAGTGCCACAGTCAACCGAGGGTCCACAGATAAGTACTGTGACCGCACATCAATACACTACAATCGAGTCTACCGTTGTTGTATGCGACTGTATAATGACGAAGTCTAATGGGGAGTACGTCTCTACCCATACGACATTCCCAGTAGACTCTCCGCCTACAGGGTTGTCCGGTGCATCGTATACTACTACAGTTGTAATCGCCACTCCTAAGAAGAGTGCTACAGGTGATGGGCGTACCAGTACCGTTCAGAATCCGGGTTCTGTGAATGCACAAACATCAAAGGAGATAGTTTCAAACACTAATGTTGCAGAACTTCCTGAAAGCACAACAACCTCAGCTAGGAGAATAACAACCCGCAATGTGCCCATTTATGAAGGTACAGGGTCAGTATTCCAGTCCAGAAATTCACTGGTAACCATGTTTGTCCTAATCATTTTAAGTGTTTTATAA